One Xiphophorus hellerii strain 12219 chromosome 1, Xiphophorus_hellerii-4.1, whole genome shotgun sequence DNA segment encodes these proteins:
- the tktb gene encoding transketolase-like protein 2, translating into MASYHKPDEKTLQGLKDIANKLRIHSIKATCASNSGHPTSCCSAAELMSVLFFNAMRYKADDPRNQCNDRFVLSKGHAAPVLYAAWAEAGFVKESDLLNLRKIDCDLEGHPTPKLAFVDVATGSLGQGLGAACGMAYTGKHFDKASYRVYCMLGDGECSEGSVWEAMAFASYYKLDNLVAIMDVNRLGQSEPAPLQHDMETYRKRCEAFGWNTYVVDGHDVEELCKAFWLAKQVKDKPTCIVAKTFKGKGLKDIADLENWHGKPIPKDKVDGLLKDLQSQIQVPNKTLCPELPNDDAAPADLSPISLPTPPAYKKGDKMATRQAYGVALARLGQGSKRVVALDGDTKNSTFSELFKKAYPDRYIECFIAEQNMVGVAIGCATRDRTVAFASTFAAFFSRAYDQIRMGAISQSNVNLVGSHCGVSIGEDGPSQMALEDLAMFRAIPTCTVFYPSDAVSTERAVELSANTKGICFIRTSRPATAVIYSPDEKFEVGVAKVVRQSDSDVVTVIGAGVTLHEALTAYDTLKSEGKNICVIDPFTIKPLDAATILSCARATGGQIITVEDHYKEGGLGEAVLSAVGGEPGIMVTRLAVSGVPRSGKPQELLDIFGISAKHIVTAVRQTFAN; encoded by the exons CCATCCCACATCGTGCTGCAGTGCAGCGGAGCTCATGTCTGTGCTCTTCTTCAACGCCATGCGCTATAAAGCAGATGATCCTCGCAACCAGTGCAATGACCGCTTTGTGCTCTCAAAG GGTCATGCTGCCCCTGTCCTGTATGCTGCCTGGGCAGAAGCAGGTTTCGTGAAGGAATCTGATCTGCTCAACCTGCGTAAGATCGACTGTGACCTGGAGGGGCACCCCACACCT AAACTAGCATTTGTTGATGTGGCAACTGGATCTCTTGGCCAAGGTCTTGGGGCTGCTTGTGGGATGGCCTATACTGGCAAGCATTTTGACAAAGCCAG CTACCGTGTGTACTGCATGCTCGGTGATGGTGAGTGTTCGGAGGGCTCCGTGTGGGAGGCCATGGCCTTTGCGTCCTATTACAAGCTGGACAACCTGGTGGCTATCATGGATGTCAACCGTCTCGGTCAGAGTGAGCCTGCACCCCTGCAACACGACATGGAGACCTACCGCAAACGCTGTGAAGCCTTTGG ATGGAATACATATGTTGTGGATGGGCATGACGTGGAGGAACTGTGTAAAGCTTTCTGGCTGGCTAAGCAGGTAAAGGACAAACCCACCTGTATTGTTGCAAAGACCTTTAAAGGAAAAGGACTCAAAG ACATTGCGGATCTAGAGAACTGGCATGGGAAGCCAATCCCTAAGGACAAGGTAGATGGCCTTTTGAAGGACTTGCAGTCTCAGATCCAGGTCCCCAACAAGACCCTCTGCCCAGAGCTGCCCAATGATGATGCAGCACCAGCTGACCTGAGCCCAATCTCCCTACCTACACCCCCAGCCTATAAGAAGGGAGATAAG ATGGCAACAAGGCAAGCCTATGGTGTAGCACTGGCCAGGTTGGGTCAGGGAAGCAAGAGGGTGGTTGCCCTGGATGGAGACACCAAAAACTCCACTTTCTCAGAATTATTCAAGAAGGCCTACCCTGATCGCTATATTGAGTGTTTCATCGCTGAACAAAACATG GTAGGAGTAGCCATTGGCTGTGCCACTCGTGACCGTACAGTTGCATTTGCCAGCACGTTTGCTGCCTTCTTCTCTAGAGCCTACGATCAGATTCGTATGGGAGCGATCTCACAGTCCAACGTCAACCTAGTAGGATCTCACTGCGGTGTCTCCATTG GTGAGGACGGTCCATCTCAGATGGCTCTCGAGGACTTGGCCATGTTCCGCGCCATACCGACATGCACAGTGTTTTATCCGAGCGATGCTGTGTCGACCGAGAGGGCTGTTGAACTGTCTGCTAACACAAAG GGAATCTGCTTCATTCGTACTAGCAGACCAGCCACTGCAGTGATCTACTCACCAGATGAGAAGTTTGAAGTGGGTGTAGCCAAG GTTGTGCGCCAGTCTGACAGCGATGTGGTGACTGTGATTGGAGCTGGTGTCACTCTTCATGAAGCTCTGACTGCTTATGATACGCTTAAAAGTGAAG GAAAAAACATTTGCGTAATTGACCCATTTACCATCAAGCCCTTGGACGCCGCCACCATTTTGTCCTGTGCCAGAGCCACAGGGGGGCAGATCATCACAGTGGAGGACCACTACAAGGAGG GTGGTCTCGGTGAAGCCGTGCTGTCTGCAGTGGGGGGGGAGCCTGGCATCATGGTTACCCGGCTGGCAGTGAGTGGCGTTCCCCGCAGTGGAAAGCCCCAGGAGCTCCTGGATATTTTTGGCATCAGTGCCAAGCATATCGTCACAGCTGTCCGCCAGACCTTTGCAAACTAA